A section of the Cervus canadensis isolate Bull #8, Minnesota chromosome 8, ASM1932006v1, whole genome shotgun sequence genome encodes:
- the USP54 gene encoding inactive ubiquitin carboxyl-terminal hydrolase 54 isoform X9 encodes MSWKRNYFSGGRGSVQGMFAPRSSTSIAPSKGLSNEPGQNSCFLNSALQVLWHLDIFRRSFRQLTTHKCMGDSCIFCALKGIFNQFQCSSEKVLPSDTLRSALAKTFQDEQRFQLGIMDDAAECFENLLMRIHFHIADETKEDICTAQHCISHQKFAMTLFEQCVCTSCGATSDPLPFIQMVHYISTTSLCNQAICMLERREKPSPSMFGELLQNASTMGDLRNCPSNCGERIRIRRVLMNAPQIITIGLVWDSDHSDLAEDVIHSLGTCLKLGDLFFRVTDDRAKQSELYLVGMICYYGKHYSTFFFQTKIRKWMYFDDAHVKEIGPKWKDVVTKCIKGHYQPLLLLYADPQGTPVSTQDLPPQVEFQSYSRTCYDSEDSGREPSISSDTRTDSSTESYPYKHFHHESVVSHFSSDSQGTVIYNVETDSTSQSSRDTGHLTDSECNQKLPSKKGSLIERKRSSGRVRRKGDESQASGYHSEGETLKEKQAPRNASKSSSSTNRLRDFKETVSNMIHNRPSLASQTTLGPPCVGRGGEQTDRKPARSLPLHARDWEVESTSSESKSSSSSKYRPTWRPRREALNIDSIFSKDKRKHSGYTQLSPFSEDSAKEFTPDESSKPPAYDIKTGGPSPQYKIWGPARPGCHLLEQHPRLIQRMESGYESSERNSSSPVSLDAALPESSSVCRDPSAKRSAGLAPSWRHIPKSHSSSILEADSAVSRSGWMKNQPLAGGEIPSKTELDELQEEVARRAQEQELRRKREKELEAAKGFNPHPSRFMDLDELQNQVNSLSRSKYC; translated from the exons GGGATCTTTAACCAGTTTCAGTGCAGTAGTGAAAAAGTGCTTCCATCTGACACTCTCCGCAGTGCTCTGGCAAAGACTTTTCAGGATGAACAGCGTTTCCAGCTGGGAATTATGGATGATGCCGCGGAGTGCTTT GAAAACCTCCTGATGAGAATTCACTTCCACATTGCTGATGAAACCAAAGAGGACATATGTACTGCCCAACACTGTATCTCCCACCAGAAGTTTGCGATGACACTGTTTGAGCAG TGTGTATGTACCAGCTGTGGCGCCACTTCTGACCCGCTGCCTTTCATCCAGATGGTGCATTATATCTCCACTACTTCCCTTTG CAATCAGGCTATTTGTATGCTGGAAAGACGAGAAAAACCCTCACCAAGCATGTTTGGTGAGCTGCTGCAGAATGCCAGCACCATGGGGGATCTGCGGAACTGCCCG AGCAACTGTGGAGAAAGGATTCGGATTCGCCGTGTGTTGATGAATGCACCACAGATTATCACAATTGGGCTGGTATGGGACTCGGACCACTCAGACTTGGCAGAGGATGTCATTCACAGCTTGGGCACCTGCCTTAAGCTGGGTGAT CTGTTTTTCAGAGTGACAGATGACCGGGCCAAGCAGTCTGAACTCTACTTAGTAGGAATGATCTGTTACTATGGCAAACATTACTCTACATTCTTTTTCCAAACAAAAATCCGCAAATGGATGTATTTTGATGACGCTCATGTCAAGGAG ATTGGGCCCAAGTGGAAGGATGTGGTGACCAAATGCATCAAGGGGCATTATCAGCCCTTGCTGCTGCTTTATGCAGATCCCCAGGGTACCCCAGTGTCCACCCAGGACCTGCCCCCCCAAGTTGAGTTCCAGTCATACAGCAGGACGTGCTACGATAGTGAAGATTCAG ggAGGGAGCCCTCCATCTCAAGTGATACTCGAACAGATTCCTCAACGGAGAGCTATCCCTACAAACACTTCCACCATGAGTCTGTGGTCAGTCACTTCTCTTCTGATTCTCAGGGGACAGTCATCTATAATGTGGAGACTGATTCCACGTCTCAGAGCAGTCGGGACACAG GACACCTGACTGATAGTGAATGTAATCAGAAACTCCCGTCCAAGAAAGGGTCACTGATAGAGCGCAAGAGGAGCTCTGGCCGGGTCAGGAGGAAAGGCGATGAGTCTCAGGCCTCAGGGTACCACAGTGAAG GAGAAACACTGAAAGAGAAGCAGGCTCCTAGGAATGCCTCCAAATCATCCAGCAGCACCAACAGGCTAAGGGATTTTAAAGAGACAGTCAGCAATATGATCCATAACAGACCATCCCTGGCTTCTCAGACCACCCTAGGACCTCcttgtgtggggaggggaggagaacagACCGACAGGAAACCTGCTCGGAGCCTGCCTTTACACGCTCGTGATTGGGAAGTAGAGAGCACCAGCAGTGAGTCCAAATCCAGTTCTTCTAGCAAGTATCGTCCGACATGGAGACCCAGACGGGAGGCTCTGAATATTGATAGTATCTTTAGTAAGGACAAAAGGAAGCACAGTGGCTATACCCAGCTTAGCCCCTTTTCTGAGGATTCAG CAAAAGAATTTACACCAGATGAGTCAAGCAAGCCACCTGCTTACGACATTAAAACTGGAGGACCAAGCCCCCAGTACAAGATCTGGGGCCCAGCACGGCCGGGCTGTCACCTTTTAGAGCAACACCCTCGCCTAATCCAGCGAATGGAATCTGGCTATGAGAGCAGTGAGAGGAACAGCAGCAGCCCTGTCAGCCTGGATGCAGCCCTGCCTGAGAGCTCAAGTGTCTGCAG GGATCCAAGTGCTAAGAGGTCAGCAGGGTTGGCCCCCTCCTGGCGTCACATCCCGAAGTCTCACAGTAGCAGCATCCTGGAGGCAGACTCCGCCGTGTCCAGGAGTGGCTGGATGAAGAACCAGCCACTTGCAG GTGGGGAGataccttccaaaactgaactggATGAATTGCAGGAAGAAGTGGCCAGAAGGGCACAGGAGCAGGAACTTCGGAGGAAACGAGAGAAGGAATTAGAGGCAGCTAAAGGGTTTAACCCTCATCCCAGCCGCTTCATGGACTTGGATGAACTGCAGAATCAGG tgaaCAGCCTATCCCGCTCCAAGTATTGTTAA
- the USP54 gene encoding inactive ubiquitin carboxyl-terminal hydrolase 54 isoform X8: MSWKRNYFSGGRGSVQGMFAPRSSTSIAPSKGLSNEPGQNSCFLNSALQVLWHLDIFRRSFRQLTTHKCMGDSCIFCALKGIFNQFQCSSEKVLPSDTLRSALAKTFQDEQRFQLGIMDDAAECFENLLMRIHFHIADETKEDICTAQHCISHQKFAMTLFEQCVCTSCGATSDPLPFIQMVHYISTTSLCNQAICMLERREKPSPSMFGELLQNASTMGDLRNCPSNCGERIRIRRVLMNAPQIITIGLVWDSDHSDLAEDVIHSLGTCLKLGDLFFRVTDDRAKQSELYLVGMICYYGKHYSTFFFQTKIRKWMYFDDAHVKEIGPKWKDVVTKCIKGHYQPLLLLYADPQGTPVSTQDLPPQVEFQSYSRTCYDSEDSGREPSISSDTRTDSSTESYPYKHFHHESVVSHFSSDSQGTVIYNVETDSTSQSSRDTGHLTDSECNQKLPSKKGSLIERKRSSGRVRRKGDESQASGYHSEGETLKEKQAPRNASKSSSSTNRLRDFKETVSNMIHNRPSLASQTTLGPPCVGRGGEQTDRKPARSLPLHARDWEVESTSSESKSSSSSKYRPTWRPRREALNIDSIFSKDKRKHSGYTQLSPFSEDSAKEFTPDESSKPPAYDIKTGGPSPQYKIWGPARPGCHLLEQHPRLIQRMESGYESSERNSSSPVSLDAALPESSSVCRDPSAKRSAGLAPSWRHIPKSHSSSILEADSAVSRSGWMKNQPLAGGEIPSKTELDELQEEVARRAQEQELRRKREKELEAAKGFNPHPSRFMDLDELQNQGRAYLEHLGELRRTLLVLGNQRMSGKAAGVTMAAAPGSPNKKEETLIKNSYSKKGGILLTHPWRCLGHSQLE, encoded by the exons GGGATCTTTAACCAGTTTCAGTGCAGTAGTGAAAAAGTGCTTCCATCTGACACTCTCCGCAGTGCTCTGGCAAAGACTTTTCAGGATGAACAGCGTTTCCAGCTGGGAATTATGGATGATGCCGCGGAGTGCTTT GAAAACCTCCTGATGAGAATTCACTTCCACATTGCTGATGAAACCAAAGAGGACATATGTACTGCCCAACACTGTATCTCCCACCAGAAGTTTGCGATGACACTGTTTGAGCAG TGTGTATGTACCAGCTGTGGCGCCACTTCTGACCCGCTGCCTTTCATCCAGATGGTGCATTATATCTCCACTACTTCCCTTTG CAATCAGGCTATTTGTATGCTGGAAAGACGAGAAAAACCCTCACCAAGCATGTTTGGTGAGCTGCTGCAGAATGCCAGCACCATGGGGGATCTGCGGAACTGCCCG AGCAACTGTGGAGAAAGGATTCGGATTCGCCGTGTGTTGATGAATGCACCACAGATTATCACAATTGGGCTGGTATGGGACTCGGACCACTCAGACTTGGCAGAGGATGTCATTCACAGCTTGGGCACCTGCCTTAAGCTGGGTGAT CTGTTTTTCAGAGTGACAGATGACCGGGCCAAGCAGTCTGAACTCTACTTAGTAGGAATGATCTGTTACTATGGCAAACATTACTCTACATTCTTTTTCCAAACAAAAATCCGCAAATGGATGTATTTTGATGACGCTCATGTCAAGGAG ATTGGGCCCAAGTGGAAGGATGTGGTGACCAAATGCATCAAGGGGCATTATCAGCCCTTGCTGCTGCTTTATGCAGATCCCCAGGGTACCCCAGTGTCCACCCAGGACCTGCCCCCCCAAGTTGAGTTCCAGTCATACAGCAGGACGTGCTACGATAGTGAAGATTCAG ggAGGGAGCCCTCCATCTCAAGTGATACTCGAACAGATTCCTCAACGGAGAGCTATCCCTACAAACACTTCCACCATGAGTCTGTGGTCAGTCACTTCTCTTCTGATTCTCAGGGGACAGTCATCTATAATGTGGAGACTGATTCCACGTCTCAGAGCAGTCGGGACACAG GACACCTGACTGATAGTGAATGTAATCAGAAACTCCCGTCCAAGAAAGGGTCACTGATAGAGCGCAAGAGGAGCTCTGGCCGGGTCAGGAGGAAAGGCGATGAGTCTCAGGCCTCAGGGTACCACAGTGAAG GAGAAACACTGAAAGAGAAGCAGGCTCCTAGGAATGCCTCCAAATCATCCAGCAGCACCAACAGGCTAAGGGATTTTAAAGAGACAGTCAGCAATATGATCCATAACAGACCATCCCTGGCTTCTCAGACCACCCTAGGACCTCcttgtgtggggaggggaggagaacagACCGACAGGAAACCTGCTCGGAGCCTGCCTTTACACGCTCGTGATTGGGAAGTAGAGAGCACCAGCAGTGAGTCCAAATCCAGTTCTTCTAGCAAGTATCGTCCGACATGGAGACCCAGACGGGAGGCTCTGAATATTGATAGTATCTTTAGTAAGGACAAAAGGAAGCACAGTGGCTATACCCAGCTTAGCCCCTTTTCTGAGGATTCAG CAAAAGAATTTACACCAGATGAGTCAAGCAAGCCACCTGCTTACGACATTAAAACTGGAGGACCAAGCCCCCAGTACAAGATCTGGGGCCCAGCACGGCCGGGCTGTCACCTTTTAGAGCAACACCCTCGCCTAATCCAGCGAATGGAATCTGGCTATGAGAGCAGTGAGAGGAACAGCAGCAGCCCTGTCAGCCTGGATGCAGCCCTGCCTGAGAGCTCAAGTGTCTGCAG GGATCCAAGTGCTAAGAGGTCAGCAGGGTTGGCCCCCTCCTGGCGTCACATCCCGAAGTCTCACAGTAGCAGCATCCTGGAGGCAGACTCCGCCGTGTCCAGGAGTGGCTGGATGAAGAACCAGCCACTTGCAG GTGGGGAGataccttccaaaactgaactggATGAATTGCAGGAAGAAGTGGCCAGAAGGGCACAGGAGCAGGAACTTCGGAGGAAACGAGAGAAGGAATTAGAGGCAGCTAAAGGGTTTAACCCTCATCCCAGCCGCTTCATGGACTTGGATGAACTGCAGAATCAGG GCAGGGCTTACCTAGAACACCTGGGAGAACTGAGACGGACTCTCCTCGTGCTTGGGAACCAGAGGATGAGCGGCAAAGCTGCAGGGGTGACGATGGCAGCTGCACCAGGTTCCCCCAACAAGAAGGAAGAGACACTGATCAAGAACAGCTATTCCAAGAAAGGAGGGATCCTGCTGACTCATCCCTGGCGATGCCTTGGTCACAGCCAATTGGAATAA
- the USP54 gene encoding inactive ubiquitin carboxyl-terminal hydrolase 54 isoform X7: MSWKRNYFSGGRGSVQGMFAPRSSTSIAPSKGLSNEPGQNSCFLNSALQVLWHLDIFRRSFRQLTTHKCMGDSCIFCALKGIFNQFQCSSEKVLPSDTLRSALAKTFQDEQRFQLGIMDDAAECFENLLMRIHFHIADETKEDICTAQHCISHQKFAMTLFEQCVCTSCGATSDPLPFIQMVHYISTTSLCNQAICMLERREKPSPSMFGELLQNASTMGDLRNCPSNCGERIRIRRVLMNAPQIITIGLVWDSDHSDLAEDVIHSLGTCLKLGDLFFRVTDDRAKQSELYLVGMICYYGKHYSTFFFQTKIRKWMYFDDAHVKEIGPKWKDVVTKCIKGHYQPLLLLYADPQGTPVSTQDLPPQVEFQSYSRTCYDSEDSGREPSISSDTRTDSSTESYPYKHFHHESVVSHFSSDSQGTVIYNVETDSTSQSSRDTGHLTDSECNQKLPSKKGSLIERKRSSGRVRRKGDESQASGYHSEGETLKEKQAPRNASKSSSSTNRLRDFKETVSNMIHNRPSLASQTTLGPPCVGRGGEQTDRKPARSLPLHARDWEVESTSSESKSSSSSKYRPTWRPRREALNIDSIFSKDKRKHSGYTQLSPFSEDSAKEFTPDESSKPPAYDIKTGGPSPQYKIWGPARPGCHLLEQHPRLIQRMESGYESSERNSSSPVSLDAALPESSSVCRDPSAKRSAGLAPSWRHIPKSHSSSILEADSAVSRSGWMKNQPLAGGEIPSKTELDELQEEVARRAQEQELRRKREKELEAAKGFNPHPSRFMDLDELQNQGRSDGFERSLQEADSVFEESLHLEQKGDCAAALALCNEAISKLRLALHGASSSTHSRALVDKKLQISIRKARSLQERMQQQQSSQPPSQPSACLPSQGGALPQPTSEQPIPLQVLLSQEAQLEPYTNTEFGASTFIYSPASCHESHSPLFPDSSALSAPQHNSPRGSASNLLTPVEVDSVDPSVFHRQGLPRTPGRTETDSPRAWEPEDERQSCRGDDGSCTRFPQQEGRDTDQEQLFQERRDPADSSLAMPWSQPIGITATSERGDTHSLGCGPSSSAAQPSLSLHRACHPVKPAPSSSVLHSSNAVQKTNQCLQTHNLKTPLTSNMDRGSEEPSMPEFPTTKGLVRSLAEQFQRMHSASTRDGTGAQDRSLPNSLRKDSPPSDCKPPFPHGQGKGHWSWAKQQPSLDGRNKLPSWEEPANHPSLAMNSGPPNGEASRGGHPRLAESGIYHGKPSQVRDAGPKELGSSVDLGTCLPLDSWVNVTRLCDSQLKHGVPGPGVKSSPHDSHTCVTYPERNHIILHPHWNQDTEQETSELESLYQASLQVSQSGCSGCGQQEVAWNPLSQTGSADGVGRRLHSAPRLGLSKTPTAEMEHSLHEVNTVSASQSLWENCRSDVTCLPVCLSV, encoded by the exons GGGATCTTTAACCAGTTTCAGTGCAGTAGTGAAAAAGTGCTTCCATCTGACACTCTCCGCAGTGCTCTGGCAAAGACTTTTCAGGATGAACAGCGTTTCCAGCTGGGAATTATGGATGATGCCGCGGAGTGCTTT GAAAACCTCCTGATGAGAATTCACTTCCACATTGCTGATGAAACCAAAGAGGACATATGTACTGCCCAACACTGTATCTCCCACCAGAAGTTTGCGATGACACTGTTTGAGCAG TGTGTATGTACCAGCTGTGGCGCCACTTCTGACCCGCTGCCTTTCATCCAGATGGTGCATTATATCTCCACTACTTCCCTTTG CAATCAGGCTATTTGTATGCTGGAAAGACGAGAAAAACCCTCACCAAGCATGTTTGGTGAGCTGCTGCAGAATGCCAGCACCATGGGGGATCTGCGGAACTGCCCG AGCAACTGTGGAGAAAGGATTCGGATTCGCCGTGTGTTGATGAATGCACCACAGATTATCACAATTGGGCTGGTATGGGACTCGGACCACTCAGACTTGGCAGAGGATGTCATTCACAGCTTGGGCACCTGCCTTAAGCTGGGTGAT CTGTTTTTCAGAGTGACAGATGACCGGGCCAAGCAGTCTGAACTCTACTTAGTAGGAATGATCTGTTACTATGGCAAACATTACTCTACATTCTTTTTCCAAACAAAAATCCGCAAATGGATGTATTTTGATGACGCTCATGTCAAGGAG ATTGGGCCCAAGTGGAAGGATGTGGTGACCAAATGCATCAAGGGGCATTATCAGCCCTTGCTGCTGCTTTATGCAGATCCCCAGGGTACCCCAGTGTCCACCCAGGACCTGCCCCCCCAAGTTGAGTTCCAGTCATACAGCAGGACGTGCTACGATAGTGAAGATTCAG ggAGGGAGCCCTCCATCTCAAGTGATACTCGAACAGATTCCTCAACGGAGAGCTATCCCTACAAACACTTCCACCATGAGTCTGTGGTCAGTCACTTCTCTTCTGATTCTCAGGGGACAGTCATCTATAATGTGGAGACTGATTCCACGTCTCAGAGCAGTCGGGACACAG GACACCTGACTGATAGTGAATGTAATCAGAAACTCCCGTCCAAGAAAGGGTCACTGATAGAGCGCAAGAGGAGCTCTGGCCGGGTCAGGAGGAAAGGCGATGAGTCTCAGGCCTCAGGGTACCACAGTGAAG GAGAAACACTGAAAGAGAAGCAGGCTCCTAGGAATGCCTCCAAATCATCCAGCAGCACCAACAGGCTAAGGGATTTTAAAGAGACAGTCAGCAATATGATCCATAACAGACCATCCCTGGCTTCTCAGACCACCCTAGGACCTCcttgtgtggggaggggaggagaacagACCGACAGGAAACCTGCTCGGAGCCTGCCTTTACACGCTCGTGATTGGGAAGTAGAGAGCACCAGCAGTGAGTCCAAATCCAGTTCTTCTAGCAAGTATCGTCCGACATGGAGACCCAGACGGGAGGCTCTGAATATTGATAGTATCTTTAGTAAGGACAAAAGGAAGCACAGTGGCTATACCCAGCTTAGCCCCTTTTCTGAGGATTCAG CAAAAGAATTTACACCAGATGAGTCAAGCAAGCCACCTGCTTACGACATTAAAACTGGAGGACCAAGCCCCCAGTACAAGATCTGGGGCCCAGCACGGCCGGGCTGTCACCTTTTAGAGCAACACCCTCGCCTAATCCAGCGAATGGAATCTGGCTATGAGAGCAGTGAGAGGAACAGCAGCAGCCCTGTCAGCCTGGATGCAGCCCTGCCTGAGAGCTCAAGTGTCTGCAG GGATCCAAGTGCTAAGAGGTCAGCAGGGTTGGCCCCCTCCTGGCGTCACATCCCGAAGTCTCACAGTAGCAGCATCCTGGAGGCAGACTCCGCCGTGTCCAGGAGTGGCTGGATGAAGAACCAGCCACTTGCAG GTGGGGAGataccttccaaaactgaactggATGAATTGCAGGAAGAAGTGGCCAGAAGGGCACAGGAGCAGGAACTTCGGAGGAAACGAGAGAAGGAATTAGAGGCAGCTAAAGGGTTTAACCCTCATCCCAGCCGCTTCATGGACTTGGATGAACTGCAGAATCAGG GGAGGAGTGACGGCTTTGAGAGGTCCCTGCAAGAGGCAGATTCAGTGTTTGAAGAGTCGCTGCATCTGGAGCAGAAGGGAGACTGTGCTGCCGCTTTGGCTCTCTGTAACGAAGCTATCT cTAAACTAAGACTTGCCCTGCATGGTGCCAGCTCTAGCACGCACAGCAGAGCCCTAGTCGATAAGAAGTTGCAAATCAGTATTCGAAAAGCACGGAGCCTGCAGGAGCGCATGCAGCAGCAGCAATCATCTCAGCCGCCGTCGCAGCCCTCAGCCTGCCTCCCCTCACAGGGGGGAGCCCTCCCTCAGCCGACAAG tgaaCAGCCTATCCCGCTCCAAGTATTGTTAAGCCAGGAGGCCCAACTGGAACCCTACACAAATACGGAGTTTGGGGCCAGTACTTTCATTTACTCACCTGCTTCCTGCCATGAGTCACACTCGCCGTTATTCCCAGACTCATCCGCCCTGTCTGCTCCACAGCACAATTCCCCCCGTGGGTCTGCCTCGAACCTTCTTACTCCAGTTGAGGTGGACAGTGTTGACCCCTCTGTGTTTCACAGGCAGGGCTTACCTAGAACACCTGGGAGAACTGAGACGGACTCTCCTCGTGCTTGGGAACCAGAGGATGAGCGGCAAAGCTGCAGGGGTGACGATGGCAGCTGCACCAGGTTCCCCCAACAAGAAGGAAGAGACACTGATCAAGAACAGCTATTCCAAGAAAGGAGGGATCCTGCTGACTCATCCCTGGCGATGCCTTGGTCACAGCCAATTGGAATAACAGCCACCTCTGAGAGAGGAGACACGCACAGTCTAGGCTGTGGTCCCTCAAGTTCAGCAGCTCAGCCTAGCCTTTCTCTGCACAGGGCCTGCCACCCCGTAAAGCCTGCTCCTTCCTCATCTGTGCTTCACTCTTCTAATGCtgtacagaaaactaaccaatgcCTCCAAACCCACAACCTCAAAACTCCATTGACTTCAAATATGGACCGAGGCAGCGAGGAGCCCTCTATGCCAGAGTTTCCTACCACCAAGGGGCTTGTCCGCTCTTTGGCAGAGCAGTTCCAGAGGATGCACAGTGCCTCCACCAGGGATGGTACAGGTGCCCAGGATAGAAGTTTGCCAAATAGTCTAAGGAAGGACTCTCCACCTTCTGACTGTAAGCCTCCTTTCCCACATGGTCAAGGGAAAGGCCACTGGTCTTGGGCAAAACAACAACCCTCTTTGGATGGTAGGAACAAACTGCCTTCCTGGGAAGAGCCTGCTAATCATCCTTCTCTTGCCATGAACTCTGGGCCGCCTAATGGTGAAGCTTCTAGGGGAGGACATCCCAGGTTGGCAGAGTCAGGTATTTACCATGGGAAACCGTCTCAAGTGAGAGATGCTGGGCCTAAGGAGCTGGGCAGCAGTGTCGATTTAGGGACTTGCTTGCCTTTGGATTCTTGGGTGAATGTCACAAGGCTCTGTGATTCTCAGCTTAAACATGGGGTCCCTGGGCCAGGAGTGAAGTCCTCCCCTCATGATTCCCATACCTGTGTAACCTATCCAGAAAGAAACCACATCATTTTGCATCCACATTGGAACCAGGACACAGAGCAGGAGACCTCAGAATTGGAGTCTCTCTACCAAGCCAGTCTTCAGGTTTCTCAATCTGGCTGTTCTGGATGTGGGCAGCAGGAAGTAGCCTGGAACCCGCTGAGCCAAACAG